A region from the Marinobacter sp. SS13-12 genome encodes:
- the cobU gene encoding bifunctional adenosylcobinamide kinase/adenosylcobinamide-phosphate guanylyltransferase: MSGNCTLVLGGIRSGKTALAEQVAGDSGEPVVYLATATAGDEEMARRVARHQQSRPPEWGLVEAPLRLAAVLDDQGRGPRPPLLLVDCMSLWVSNLLFAGDEVFSRERAAFLQALSGYPGQAVIVSNEVGLGTIGMEPLTRRFCDELGWLNQDLAACCDRVVMSVAGLPLTLKG, encoded by the coding sequence GTGTCTGGAAATTGTACGCTCGTTCTGGGAGGCATTCGCTCCGGTAAAACCGCACTGGCCGAACAGGTCGCCGGCGATTCGGGGGAGCCGGTAGTGTATCTGGCTACAGCGACCGCCGGCGATGAGGAAATGGCCCGGAGGGTGGCACGCCACCAGCAAAGCCGGCCGCCGGAATGGGGGCTGGTGGAGGCACCGTTAAGACTGGCAGCGGTGCTGGACGACCAGGGCCGCGGGCCACGGCCGCCATTGTTGCTGGTGGACTGCATGAGCCTGTGGGTCAGCAACCTGCTGTTTGCCGGAGACGAAGTATTCAGCCGCGAGCGCGCTGCGTTCCTGCAGGCACTGAGCGGCTATCCCGGTCAGGCTGTGATTGTCAGTAACGAAGTGGGCCTGGGCACTATCGGCATGGAGCCGCTGACCCGTCGCTTCTGTGACGAGCTGGGCTGGTTGAACCAGGACCTTGCCGCCTGCTGTGACCGGGTGGTGATGAGCGTGGCGGGGCTG
- a CDS encoding putative nucleotidyltransferase substrate binding domain-containing protein codes for MQAELIEIRNHLAQHSPFDEMAEETLDKIVSGIEVAYFRAGADILTFGERNTYLHYIRSGAVEMYRRTGELYNRLGEGEIFGQYGLLMSKTVRFPVKAIEDSLIYLIPDEIFQYLWKNDDNFTDFVEVEDRSRLRSALSRRRRSSQPMTARVTRLISREPVTAPITVRLQEAARIMTDQGVSALLLMDGSGDGAKLSGIITDRDLRTRALSEALPSETPVSDIMTDRLITTSSNSFIFEAMLTMLHNNVHHLPVMEGDKIRGVIALSDIVKHESQSSLYLVSNIYQQQDVKGLKRLSQEVPNTFVRMVHEDANSHMIGSAMAGIGRSFSQRLLELGEEKLGPPPVPYCFMALGSMARDEQLVVTDQDNAMVLDDSFDPALHDEYFLALAKFVSDGLAECGYTYCTGDIMATNQKWRQPLRVWKDYFADWTDNPKAEALLNSNIFFDLDGIHGRTEFTEELKTFIADRASNSQRFLAMLARNALNRTPPLGFFRTFVMEESGKQAKTFNLKRRGTAPVSDLIRVHSLACGSKAQNTFNRLRAIAETKLIPEDGVDNLRDAFEFIAIVRIRHQALAIEAGREPDNNVRPEDLSPFERSHLKDAFQVVSQAQKFLKFRYHAQVARNV; via the coding sequence ATGCAGGCAGAGCTCATCGAAATACGCAACCACCTGGCCCAGCACTCTCCGTTTGATGAGATGGCGGAAGAAACCCTCGACAAAATCGTCTCGGGTATCGAGGTTGCCTATTTCCGCGCAGGCGCCGATATCCTGACATTTGGTGAACGCAACACCTACCTGCATTACATCCGCAGTGGCGCTGTCGAAATGTACCGCCGTACCGGCGAACTCTACAACCGCCTGGGGGAAGGCGAGATTTTCGGCCAGTATGGCCTGCTGATGAGCAAAACGGTGCGATTCCCGGTCAAGGCCATTGAGGACTCCCTGATTTACCTGATCCCCGACGAGATTTTCCAGTATCTGTGGAAAAACGACGACAACTTCACCGATTTCGTGGAAGTCGAAGACCGCTCACGCCTACGCTCTGCGCTGTCCCGGCGGCGGAGGTCCAGTCAGCCCATGACCGCCCGGGTCACCCGACTGATTTCCCGTGAGCCGGTCACTGCGCCGATCACCGTTCGCTTGCAGGAAGCCGCCCGCATCATGACCGATCAAGGTGTTTCAGCCTTGCTCCTCATGGACGGGAGTGGCGACGGGGCCAAGCTCTCCGGCATCATAACTGACCGAGATCTGCGCACCCGCGCACTCAGCGAGGCCCTGCCGTCGGAAACACCGGTCAGCGACATCATGACCGATCGCCTGATCACCACCAGCTCTAATTCGTTCATTTTCGAAGCCATGCTGACCATGCTTCATAATAACGTGCATCACTTGCCGGTTATGGAGGGTGACAAGATCCGGGGGGTGATTGCACTGTCGGATATCGTCAAGCATGAATCCCAGAGTAGCCTCTACCTGGTCAGCAACATCTACCAGCAACAGGATGTAAAAGGCCTCAAACGCCTTAGCCAGGAAGTGCCCAACACCTTTGTCCGCATGGTCCATGAAGACGCCAACTCCCATATGATCGGCAGTGCCATGGCCGGCATTGGCCGCAGTTTCAGCCAGCGGCTGCTGGAACTGGGTGAGGAGAAACTGGGGCCACCACCGGTGCCTTACTGTTTTATGGCGCTGGGCTCCATGGCCCGGGACGAACAACTGGTGGTGACCGACCAGGACAACGCCATGGTTCTGGACGACAGCTTCGACCCGGCGCTACACGATGAATACTTTCTGGCCCTGGCGAAGTTCGTCAGTGACGGCCTGGCGGAATGCGGTTACACCTACTGCACCGGCGATATCATGGCCACCAATCAGAAATGGCGCCAGCCCTTGCGGGTGTGGAAGGACTATTTCGCCGACTGGACCGACAACCCCAAGGCCGAAGCGTTGCTCAACAGCAATATTTTCTTCGATCTGGACGGCATCCACGGCCGAACCGAGTTCACCGAAGAGCTCAAAACCTTCATCGCAGACAGGGCCAGCAACAGCCAGCGGTTTCTGGCGATGCTGGCGCGTAACGCCCTTAACCGCACGCCACCACTAGGTTTTTTCCGCACCTTTGTGATGGAAGAGAGTGGCAAGCAGGCCAAAACCTTCAACCTGAAGCGTCGGGGAACGGCGCCTGTCTCGGATCTGATCCGGGTGCATTCCCTGGCCTGTGGCTCCAAGGCGCAGAATACCTTCAACCGCCTCAGGGCCATCGCCGAAACCAAGCTGATTCCCGAAGACGGGGTGGATAACCTGCGGGACGCCTTCGAATTCATCGCCATTGTGCGGATTCGCCATCAGGCCCTTGCCATCGAAGCCGGCCGCGAGCCGGACAACAACGTTCGACCGGAGGATTTGTCGCCGTTCGAGCGCAGCCACCTCAAAGATGCCTTCCAGGTGGTCAGTCAGGCTCAGAAATTCCTCAAATTCCGTTATCATGCGCAGGTAGCCCGGAATGTCTGA
- a CDS encoding 3'-5' exonuclease, producing the protein MTIEAAAETLPWPERFRELAKQAEDERLKAFYEAGCVAPETPLKDVPFVGLDFETTGLDPNKHSIVSIGVVPFTIDRVQLGGSRHWLVKPQLPLHQTSITIHGITHTDIDKAPDLMEILDEVLESLAGRIPVVHYRHIERPFLNVALKWRIGQEIRFPVIDTMAIEAHLHPRRHPNWWQRLRGQQPVSIRLADSRLRYGLPHYPPHNALVDALSSAELLMAQVQHHFSPETPIGDLWL; encoded by the coding sequence ATGACTATCGAAGCCGCGGCCGAGACACTGCCGTGGCCAGAGCGTTTTCGGGAGCTCGCGAAACAGGCGGAAGATGAGCGGCTGAAGGCATTCTACGAAGCGGGTTGCGTCGCGCCTGAAACACCTCTGAAAGACGTTCCTTTCGTGGGCCTGGATTTTGAAACCACCGGGCTGGATCCCAACAAGCACTCCATTGTCAGCATCGGCGTGGTGCCATTCACCATCGACCGGGTACAACTCGGAGGCTCCCGGCACTGGCTCGTGAAGCCGCAACTGCCGCTGCATCAGACGTCCATTACGATACACGGCATTACTCACACCGATATTGATAAAGCGCCGGATCTGATGGAAATACTTGATGAGGTTCTCGAGAGCCTGGCCGGTCGCATTCCCGTGGTCCACTACCGCCATATTGAGCGGCCGTTTCTGAATGTCGCGCTGAAGTGGCGAATCGGGCAGGAAATACGTTTTCCGGTGATCGACACCATGGCCATCGAGGCGCATCTGCATCCCCGCCGGCACCCCAACTGGTGGCAGAGGCTCAGGGGACAACAACCTGTCTCCATCCGTCTAGCAGACAGCCGGCTGAGATATGGCCTGCCGCACTATCCTCCCCACAACGCCCTGGTGGACGCGCTGTCCAGTGCGGAACTACTGATGGCTCAGGTTCAGCACCACTTTTCGCCAGAGACCCCCATCGGGGATCTCTGGCTGTGA
- the msrB gene encoding peptide-methionine (R)-S-oxide reductase MsrB, with translation MKRYLLLMSMAAAIALTGLQVGASSETGSQYAPDDPDLAVATFAGGCFWCVEEAYEQKVPGVVEAVSGYSGGDEKDPTYQQVSGGRTGHTEAVQVYYDPDVITYEGLLQALWRTANPTDVNGQYVDRGKQYRPAIFYHNEEQKRAAEASVKALEASGRYDHPVKIEIVPFEAFYDAEEYHQDYYKKNPVRYKFYTFNSGRYQFIEKVWGEDEEVDYAQYRPEESSGAGMNQSQVEGFNPETFEKPDDETLKARLTKEQYYVTQEDGTEPAFKNEYFDEKRPGIYVDVVSGEPLFSSRDKYKSNTGWPSFTKPISPDMVVEKEDNAFFMKRTEIRSRYADSHLGHVFNDGPAPTGLRYCMNSAALKFIPLEQMEAQGYGALISEVEESSRTASN, from the coding sequence ATGAAACGGTATCTGTTACTGATGTCCATGGCAGCAGCCATTGCACTGACCGGGCTCCAGGTTGGTGCCTCCAGTGAGACGGGCTCACAATATGCTCCGGACGACCCGGATCTGGCGGTTGCTACCTTCGCCGGCGGGTGTTTCTGGTGCGTTGAGGAAGCCTACGAGCAAAAAGTGCCGGGTGTTGTTGAGGCAGTGTCCGGTTACAGTGGTGGTGACGAAAAAGACCCCACCTATCAACAGGTTTCCGGTGGGCGTACCGGCCACACCGAGGCGGTGCAGGTCTATTATGACCCGGATGTGATCACCTATGAAGGGCTGCTTCAGGCTCTGTGGCGCACCGCCAACCCCACCGATGTGAACGGCCAGTACGTAGACCGCGGCAAACAGTATCGGCCGGCCATCTTCTATCACAACGAAGAACAGAAACGCGCTGCCGAAGCCTCGGTGAAGGCGCTGGAAGCGTCCGGCCGCTATGATCATCCGGTAAAAATTGAAATCGTACCTTTCGAGGCTTTCTACGACGCGGAAGAATACCACCAGGATTATTACAAGAAAAACCCGGTGCGGTACAAGTTCTATACCTTCAACTCCGGCCGTTACCAGTTCATCGAGAAGGTCTGGGGTGAGGACGAGGAAGTGGATTACGCCCAATACCGTCCGGAAGAAAGTAGCGGTGCCGGCATGAACCAGAGCCAGGTCGAGGGGTTCAATCCGGAGACCTTTGAAAAGCCGGATGACGAAACGCTGAAAGCACGGCTGACCAAGGAGCAGTATTACGTCACCCAGGAAGACGGCACCGAACCTGCTTTCAAAAACGAGTATTTCGATGAGAAGCGGCCGGGTATCTATGTGGATGTTGTTTCCGGTGAGCCGCTGTTTTCATCCAGGGACAAGTACAAATCCAACACCGGCTGGCCGAGCTTCACCAAGCCCATCAGCCCGGACATGGTGGTTGAGAAAGAAGACAATGCCTTCTTTATGAAGCGAACCGAGATCCGCAGCCGATACGCGGACTCTCACCTCGGGCATGTCTTCAACGACGGCCCCGCCCCCACTGGTCTGCGCTACTGCATGAACTCCGCAGCCCTGAAGTTCATTCCGCTGGAGCAGATGGAAGCCCAGGGGTATGGCGCATTGATCAGTGAAGTGGAAGAAAGTAGCCGCACTGCGTCCAACTAG
- a CDS encoding ATP-binding protein, whose translation MVRTLYTRLAVGLFLLLLAVGLLHTFISLYSLREYTASVNQELHRDLAKNLVADRNLVSEGQLDRSALKELFALYMTINPSIEIYLLDLDGTILSYSADPAKIKRKQVSLEPIQRLMDDMSRYPVLGDDPRSHDRQKVFSVTPVPSADKPEGYLYVVLRGEEYDAAETMARGGQLLELSAWALLVSLAVVMIAGLAVFRLLTRRLTLLTRLVEDFEHSDMSHQALHSTWRDRRPVVRDEIDYLGATFDDMASRIASQIEQLTEKDAQRRQLVARVSHDLRTPLASMQGYIESLKLRRDRLSPEEQDRFLDIALKEGRRLSRLVDELFELAALEAREKQPVPEPFPLAELVHDVVQKHGPEARNRQLELAVDGDTDLPLAYADLAMTERVLDNLIGNAIAYSPAGGRIEVAIRHADGLPEVCVQDSGPGVPEQDLPHIFDPFYRGESSGGAGGHAGLGLAIARRIMTLQGGDIRVENPASGGACFCIRLPVR comes from the coding sequence ATGGTGAGAACACTCTACACCCGGCTGGCGGTGGGCCTGTTCCTGCTGTTACTGGCCGTTGGCCTGCTGCATACCTTTATCAGCCTCTATTCGTTGCGGGAGTACACCGCCTCGGTGAATCAGGAGCTGCACCGTGACCTGGCGAAAAACCTGGTGGCGGACAGGAATCTGGTCAGCGAGGGACAGCTTGACCGAAGTGCCCTGAAAGAACTCTTCGCGTTGTACATGACCATCAACCCCAGTATTGAAATTTATCTTCTGGACCTGGATGGCACCATCCTCTCTTATTCAGCCGACCCGGCGAAAATCAAGCGCAAACAGGTTTCACTGGAACCCATTCAGCGGCTGATGGACGATATGAGTCGCTACCCCGTGCTGGGGGACGACCCCCGCAGCCATGACCGGCAGAAAGTCTTTTCGGTCACCCCGGTGCCGTCGGCCGACAAGCCGGAAGGTTATCTCTACGTGGTGTTGCGGGGAGAAGAATACGATGCCGCGGAAACCATGGCGCGGGGCGGCCAGTTGCTGGAGCTGAGTGCCTGGGCCCTGCTGGTCAGTCTGGCGGTGGTGATGATTGCGGGGCTTGCAGTATTCCGGCTGCTGACCCGTCGGTTGACCTTGTTGACCCGGCTGGTGGAAGATTTCGAGCATAGCGACATGAGCCACCAAGCTCTCCACAGTACCTGGCGCGACAGGCGGCCCGTGGTTCGGGACGAGATCGATTACCTGGGTGCCACTTTTGACGACATGGCCAGCCGGATTGCCTCCCAGATTGAACAACTGACAGAAAAGGACGCCCAACGCCGTCAACTGGTGGCCCGGGTGTCCCACGATCTGCGCACGCCCCTGGCCTCCATGCAGGGATACATTGAAAGCCTGAAACTGCGACGGGATCGCCTCAGTCCGGAAGAGCAGGACCGCTTTCTCGATATCGCCCTTAAAGAAGGTCGGCGCCTGAGCCGCCTGGTGGACGAGCTGTTCGAGCTTGCTGCCCTGGAAGCCCGGGAAAAGCAACCAGTGCCCGAGCCATTTCCGCTGGCAGAGCTGGTGCACGATGTGGTCCAGAAACACGGCCCGGAGGCCCGCAACCGGCAGCTTGAACTTGCCGTCGACGGCGATACCGATCTACCGCTCGCCTACGCGGACCTGGCCATGACCGAGCGCGTGCTCGACAACCTGATCGGCAACGCCATTGCCTACAGCCCAGCCGGGGGGCGCATTGAGGTGGCGATCAGACACGCCGACGGCCTGCCGGAAGTCTGCGTGCAGGACAGCGGCCCGGGCGTCCCCGAGCAGGACCTGCCCCATATTTTTGATCCGTTCTACCGCGGCGAATCCTCAGGCGGGGCCGGTGGCCATGCCGGTCTCGGTCTGGCAATTGCCCGCCGGATCATGACGCTGCAAGGGGGCGATATCCGTGTTGAGAATCCGGCCTCCGGGGGCGCATGCTTCTGCATACGGCTTCCGGTCAGGTAA
- a CDS encoding response regulator transcription factor, translating to MTRNILIVEDNPGIGELVRMHVADLDMNPILCDRGDTGLERFLEGDIDLVVLDLMLPGMDGLSVCREIRSGPGYVPVLMLTAKTTELDRVLGLEMGADDYLTKPFSVAELSARVKALFRRVDAMASASAANAGHEKSGELRTDGLRIDPDRRRVFVREQEVELTAREFDLLWHFASHPGRVFSRVQLLDKVWGYNHEGYEHTVNTHINRLRGKIEKDPARPEFIETVWGVGYRFRD from the coding sequence ATGACACGAAACATACTGATTGTTGAGGACAACCCGGGAATTGGCGAACTGGTGCGCATGCACGTGGCCGACCTGGACATGAACCCCATTCTGTGTGACCGGGGCGATACCGGGCTTGAGCGTTTTCTTGAGGGCGACATTGACCTGGTGGTTCTCGACCTGATGTTACCCGGAATGGACGGCCTCTCGGTGTGTCGCGAGATCCGCTCCGGCCCCGGTTATGTGCCGGTGCTGATGCTGACCGCAAAAACCACCGAGCTGGACCGGGTTCTGGGCCTGGAAATGGGGGCGGACGACTACCTCACCAAACCCTTCAGCGTGGCTGAACTGTCCGCACGGGTGAAGGCCCTGTTCCGGCGCGTGGATGCCATGGCATCCGCATCAGCCGCAAACGCCGGTCACGAAAAGAGCGGAGAGTTGCGCACCGATGGATTACGCATCGATCCGGATCGCCGTCGGGTGTTCGTGCGAGAGCAGGAAGTGGAGCTGACCGCCCGGGAGTTCGACCTGCTGTGGCATTTTGCCAGCCATCCGGGCCGGGTGTTCAGCCGTGTCCAGCTATTAGACAAAGTCTGGGGTTACAACCACGAAGGCTACGAGCACACCGTCAACACCCACATCAATCGCCTGCGGGGCAAAATCGAGAAGGACCCGGCCCGCCCGGAGTTTATCGAGACCGTCTGGGGGGTGGGCTATCGCTTCCGGGACTGA
- a CDS encoding nitronate monooxygenase family protein, whose amino-acid sequence MKTRITELFGIRHPIIQGGMHHVGYAELAAAVSNAGGLGIITGLTQPTPEDLSREIARCAEMTDQPFGVNLTFLPSFKAPPYPAYIQAIIDGGVKVVETAGRSPEQYMPQFKAAGIKVIHKCTSVRHALKAEKIGCDAVSVDGFECGGHPGEDDIPNFILLPRAAEELTIPFVASGGMADGRSLVAAMALGADGMNMGTRFLATTDAPIHDNVKQAIVEADERQTRLIMRNLRNTERVMNNAAVEEIIRIEKEKGETETIDDIRHLVTGVKGRLVLQEGKMDEAAWSCGMVAGLIHDVPSCEELIGRIMDEADTIIRQRLLGSLEA is encoded by the coding sequence ATGAAGACCAGAATCACCGAACTGTTTGGTATCCGTCACCCGATTATCCAGGGTGGTATGCATCATGTCGGCTATGCGGAGCTGGCGGCGGCTGTCTCCAATGCCGGTGGTCTCGGTATTATCACCGGACTGACCCAGCCTACCCCGGAAGACCTGTCCCGGGAAATTGCACGTTGTGCTGAGATGACCGACCAGCCCTTCGGCGTGAACCTGACGTTCCTGCCGTCCTTCAAGGCGCCTCCCTACCCGGCCTACATCCAGGCCATTATCGACGGTGGTGTGAAAGTCGTGGAGACCGCCGGGCGCAGTCCCGAGCAATACATGCCACAGTTCAAGGCCGCCGGTATCAAGGTCATCCACAAGTGCACCTCGGTGCGCCATGCCCTGAAGGCCGAGAAAATCGGCTGTGATGCGGTCAGCGTGGACGGCTTTGAGTGTGGCGGTCATCCGGGGGAGGACGACATCCCCAATTTTATCCTGCTGCCCCGTGCGGCGGAGGAACTGACCATTCCATTCGTCGCCTCCGGCGGCATGGCCGATGGTCGCAGCCTGGTGGCGGCCATGGCCCTGGGTGCCGATGGTATGAATATGGGGACCCGCTTTCTCGCCACCACCGATGCGCCCATTCATGACAACGTCAAACAGGCCATCGTCGAGGCCGATGAGCGGCAGACCCGGCTGATCATGCGCAACCTGCGAAATACCGAGCGGGTGATGAACAACGCCGCCGTAGAGGAAATCATCCGCATCGAGAAAGAGAAAGGCGAGACCGAAACCATCGATGATATCCGCCACCTGGTGACCGGCGTGAAGGGCCGGCTGGTGCTGCAGGAGGGCAAGATGGATGAGGCGGCCTGGAGTTGTGGCATGGTGGCGGGGCTGATCCACGATGTGCCCAGTTGTGAGGAACTGATCGGGCGCATCATGGATGAGGCCGACACTATTATCCGTCAGCGCCTGCTGGGCAGCCTGGAGGCCTGA
- a CDS encoding QsdR family transcriptional regulator: MTEKTTRATPADAFRRARSMWLKGERIHLASLSAELNIGRATLFRWVGNKDLLLGEVLWSLYEPLRHEALSTTPGQGVDFVVGVYRHINSTLLHSEPLRRFIHEDPEYALKILTSSQSTIHSRAVEANTRTLQDQVASGHISPPLNVNSLSYFMVRLAESCLYSDIINGREPRDEELEDACIAVRILLGGQA, encoded by the coding sequence GTGACAGAAAAAACAACAAGGGCAACACCTGCCGATGCCTTCCGGCGGGCGCGCAGTATGTGGCTGAAGGGCGAACGCATTCACCTGGCTTCACTGTCGGCAGAACTGAATATCGGGCGGGCCACCCTGTTTCGCTGGGTCGGCAACAAGGATTTACTGCTGGGGGAAGTGCTCTGGTCACTCTACGAGCCCCTCAGGCATGAAGCGCTCAGCACGACGCCAGGGCAAGGCGTGGATTTCGTGGTTGGCGTATACCGGCACATTAACTCCACTCTGTTGCACTCCGAGCCACTGCGACGCTTTATCCATGAGGACCCGGAGTACGCGCTGAAGATATTGACTTCCTCCCAGTCCACGATTCACAGCCGCGCTGTAGAGGCCAATACCCGCACGCTTCAGGACCAGGTAGCGTCCGGGCATATCAGCCCGCCTCTGAATGTTAACAGCCTGTCCTACTTCATGGTGCGCCTCGCCGAATCCTGTCTGTACAGCGATATCATCAACGGCCGCGAACCCCGCGATGAGGAGCTGGAGGA